A segment of the Diachasmimorpha longicaudata isolate KC_UGA_2023 chromosome 5, iyDiaLong2, whole genome shotgun sequence genome:
ATGACTGGTGTGACACCAGCTGGATTAATCTCTTTCGTAAGTAAAGCTTACGGTGGACGTGTTTCTGATAATATGATTTTGCAACAAAGTGgaattttggagaaaatgGACAAAAATGATATTGTAATGGCTGACAAGGGCTTCACTGTCGAAGATCTGTGCAGGAAAAACGATGTGACACTTCTCACGCCTTTTTTTCTTAGAAACAAGAAGCAGTTTACAAAAACCGAGGCACTCACTAATCGTAGAATTGCTATGGCACGAGTCGATGTGGAGCGAGTCAATCAGAGGTTGAAGACTTTCGCTGTGCTGGGGAACACCATGCCAATTTGCCTACTAAGCAAAGttgaagaaattttcaatattatctGTGGGATTGTGAACTTGAGCTTGCCTATTCTTAAGAACGATAAGTTTTGTACGTAGAAAGATAGTTAATAAATTGACATATTTCAACTTatcatattttattaatttatattgcaaatgatttttttggtaaagAATTACTGTATCAACAGGTAGGTTTACATAAAGCTGACCATCATAAACAAAATCTTTAAGGTCGTCATTCTTTGTCTCTGTTTGTACTTTCTTTGTGACATGCATAATGAATCATTTTATCAAAATAGAGTTTTTTAAAGAATACAGCAGCTTTGTGGTATATTCAGGTTGAAATTTGATaggaaatgaaatgaaagcATCATCAAATGGAGTATAAATGATGAATTCCGTCACCGGCAAATTCAACACAGCCATACCTATTTGTACTTGTGCAAAGTATGTATGAGACTCTTTCAGGGTAAATTTGTCGCCTTTTTGACTAACCATTTGATAGAGTTAATCACTTCACttaatttattctttttacCAGAATAAGGACATttgatttcaatcaatttaacCGGCTTATTCTCATCAAAAATAATCCCATCGGGGGAATACCCAAGCCATGAGTTCTCACATGAAACAATCAAACCAGTTTCTACAATTTTTAGTGGtagaattgttttttcataaGCTTCGCGTGCCACAATTTCATTGTCTAAGCCGTGCTTTATGTAGCAATTATGGAATGATTTAggatagaaataatttattgcttTTTTCTTCCAATCTGGATTCTTATTATTTCGATATGTGAATATGCTATACGCAACACTCCCAGTTATTCGAAATTGTCGTTCCTCTAGCCACACTGAATAATATTGCTTGCTTTCAACACAAATCGCGTAGACATTCTTCTCAAGTcgacaaataaattttgtgcAACATTCTCTCAGAGGATCAATCTCCAATTTCTTCAGATCATGTAGAAATTGCGATGCCTGTTGATTGTTGAATATAGCTTGAATTGTTGAAGGATCAATTATTGATTCATTACTATTAATCGCCTCAAAAGTTTCATGCCTCCCACACCTGAGAATCAAAGAAaacaagaaagaaaaaaaaatttagagaaaGTATCCCGTTTAAAaactgacagaaaaatattagtTTCATTCTTCGTTTATTTTATAGTAGGTAGATTATACTATTCATCAGATAATACACTCATGATTccatatttaaattaataaagtctaaaaatattgattaagaATAGAATTTATCAACGAGAAAAGGCtcataattgaattgattgtaactattttttatcttttctaGATAAATATTTAGCGTAAatgattgtaaaaaaaagttaaaaatcaTGGCGAATGAAtctaaaaatatccaaaaattaatcatggtaaataaaatttgttctAATACATGTGTAGTGGCAATGCTGACTTGGGAAGCTTCCTCGCCATGATTGTTCTCAACAAATCCTCTTGGCTCGTTGACAACTCTGATTTTCCTCCTTCGACAACATTAGGTTCATTATCTACTCTGGTTTTTCGTCGGTTTTGAGCTTGCAGATCTTTTTCTCTTCGTTTAAACATAcattcatgttcattgaacGGCCTAGGTTCATATTTTGCCAATGAGGATGCGTGGGGTGCATTCCAAACGCATTTTTTGTCAGTGCAGGTGATAGTTTTTAAACTCTCCAGATCATTCCTTAAATGAaaggataaaaattgaaaattactgttgtgatgatattttttttttaatttaaaatgttATAAAATTTAACGTTTGGGCAATAGTGAAATGCCATGTAAACTTACCTACTACAATACAATAGCACTGCTACGACATGCTTGCAAACACCACTCAGCCCAGCTTTACAGGAACATTCCATACCAATAATTCTTCCATCTTTAAGTATTTCACCAGTTATCTCATGTGGATTACTTTTTAATTGAGAAGTTTGTAGACAAAAAGCGAGAATTTTATAGCTTTCACAGTCACTGGAGTTATTTTCCACTTGTCCACATTGAATTATGAAATCTGCATTAAGCAGATCTTCTCCACCACGGAAACTCTTAGCTCTGGGATTTGTATCAGCAAATCTACAAATTTCTTGCGTGCTAACTCTCATTTTGAACCGATTCAAGTAACTATTTCAccatataaaaataaagaacaacATTAGGTCAGCTGGCTCTTCGACTCTCTTTCGATAGTTTTTTAGTTTCACCGCGAGGCGGCCAACATTGAGCCACGCCTCCGTCGGAGATcccaatataaaaataaagaacagCATTAGGTCAGCTGGCTCTTCGACTCTCTTTCGATAGTTCTTTAGTTTCACCGCGAGGCGGCCAACATTAAGCCATGCCTCCGTCGGAGATCCCAATATCGATATCTCCGGATTAAACTCAAATCGTAGTTCTCAGTAATTATAAGTGATCGCTCAACCATAGtgtaatttaaaattagttatattttttataattaacacACATTGAACAGCTCAACACGGGTGTGAAATTGTGTTGCATTTTACGCCGGCCCCCCTCATTCCCTCCTCGCCATATCTCACCACTCATTGCTCTCCTCACCCACTCCACTCCCACAAACCAGGCATCTCATCAaacaaaaactaaaacaacaaaaatgaaaatgaagaaaaatacatggattttgaaatttaaatgaaaaacacGAAACGTGTTGTTACGTCCTCACATCTCGTCAACTGCTTACCCACCGCCGAGATACCGACCGTCGAATCTTATTACCGACGGTTCAGTTATCGACGCTTTGAGCCGGTTACCCATAGAGGGGTTATACCTGTTTACCCACCTCCGAGATACCGACCGTCGAATCCTACACAGTCCTGACAGTCCAGTTATCAACGTGTGGAACAAGTTACCCGCGCTCTAGCGAATTACCGATCCGGTTGGAAAAAGTTAAGCTAATAACAATAAACATGAAGAAATATTATAAACGTAAGATAAACAAGAAATTATATTGTAATGTTTTCCGAGCGCacaattttactgaaaatgaTCACTAATGGCACTGCAAATGCCAAGAAAAAAATGCTAAATCACCTGAAACAAATCGCACGAAGATTTTGCGCTGACAAAATGCACCGGACGGAAATGCTTTCTGCTGATGTTACAACCGGGTGCGAATTCTATATAAAAACGCCccgatttaaataataaatagttCATTCATAATCCTACCACCGTGGTGAATTCATCATTTATTGCGGAGCAGAAGATTGCTTGCATTAAATCTCCTTATCCTAATTGATTGGAGCAGAAGACTGCTCAATCAAAGTCCTAGTCCAATAAAGGATTGGAGCAGAAGATTGCTGAATCTTAAGTACCATCTCCAAACTACTCAGTCCTTCCCCCGCAATTATTTCAATGCCGAAAAGGACCAGACGTGGGGGTAGAAAATATCAGCTGCGGAAGTTGGCGACGAATTATCAAAATCCCCAAGAAATGGATTTAGACACGTTGTTGGGAAACAATAACTCAGTGCCGACAGTGATTAGAAGTGACACCCTCAGCATTGCAGTCACTAGGGACTGCCAGGGAAATTTAAAACTGGTCCAACGTCGTGAACCAGTATCCGGACCCCAACAGGAGACACCAGGAACTGCACCACATCCCCAGACGCAGGGATATTTTACCACTGATTACGTGGCCAATCAGCAGCAGACCCAAGTTCCTGTCAGCAAGGACCACGCTTCGTTTAAAATCACTCCTTCGACGAAGAATTTCCTGAGTAGGCTAAGAGAAAAACTCCGACAACTGAAAAATTGAGGTAGGACTCAACAAATTCATAAACcaggtaaaaataaataatcgaaaagAGAGAAATTCTCTTCAACCGGTTGCACTGAAGAAAGTAGTTAAAAATCATACGTCATTTTAAAATTGGACGTAACAGTATACCCCACGACGAGAAcaaattaaaacaaaaaaaaaacacgcgaaataaaaacattgaaaaaaagaaCCCGCGGACGCGAAAACACtgacaatttaaaaaaccgcgaaacacAACACATAACAAAAAAACATGcaaaaaaatagggaaaaaaCTGACCCTTAATGCGAAGTGCTCCTGGCACGCTCCTTGACAGGTCACTGTCACcgtgttgaaatttttttaaataaaaaaacggaaatatATACAAAAACACTGAGTCCGTAATCCTCCTCCGAATTGACACAAGTAGAGTGTTTCCCCCACGCTT
Coding sequences within it:
- the LOC135162729 gene encoding uncharacterized protein LOC135162729, which encodes MRVSTQEICRFADTNPRAKSFRGGEDLLNADFIIQCGQVENNSSDCESYKILAFCLQTSQLKSNPHEITGEILKDGRIIGMECSCKAGLSGVCKHVVAVLLYCSRNDLESLKTITCTDKKCVWNAPHASSLAKYEPRPFNEHECMFKRREKDLQAQNRRKTRVDNEPNVVEGGKSELSTSQEDLLRTIMARKLPKSALPLHMCGRHETFEAINSNESIIDPSTIQAIFNNQQASQFLHDLKKLEIDPLRECCTKFICRLEKNVYAICVESKQYYSVWLEERQFRITGSVAYSIFTYRNNKNPDWKKKAINYFYPKSFHNCYIKHGLDNEIVAREAYEKTILPLKIVETGLIVSCENSWLGYSPDGIIFDENKPVKLIEIKCPYSGKKNKLSEVINSIKWLVKKATNLP